One genomic window of Gossypium hirsutum isolate 1008001.06 chromosome D11, Gossypium_hirsutum_v2.1, whole genome shotgun sequence includes the following:
- the LOC121203469 gene encoding pentatricopeptide repeat-containing protein At2g46050, mitochondrial-like — protein sequence MHSKCRTPLISTVHFKRQLSSSPTLPRETTQLRALKLKPNPSLSLSTLRNTVSALHPGSTGFYPHALKISAKLGLLKEGKQLHSRMIKLGFNNVLPLQTQMLNLYVKCKQFSDAEKLFDQMRVRNLVTWNTMIYVPVASALVDMYITNGNLYDAQKAFDGMTARNVVSWNTLIVGYAQRGDMEKVMELLREMRLQNFCPDELTMASIFQSCGVSSGSAELLQVHTYVIKNGFESFLSVTNALIHAYSKCGNIDGALQYFVSVSEPDLVTWTSIIGAYSFLGHSKRSVIAFEKMLVAGVKPDQIAFLAILSACSHGGLVNEGLHYFNIMMNDYQIIPDSKHYTCLVDLLGRAGLLNEAFSFITSHPVACTPDTLGAFIGACSIHSNITLAKWAAEKLVVLEPNKPVNYTLISNIYASKGRWLDVERVRKMMTDCCDYKIPGCSWV from the exons ATGCATTCGAAATGCCGTACTCCTTTGATCTCCACCGTCCATTTCAAACGACAGTTATCTTCTTCACCGACACTCCCTCGAGAAACAACCCAATTACGCGCGCTGAAGCTGAAACCCAATCCATCTCTCTCGTTGAGTACGCTCAGAAACACGGTGTCGGCGCTGCATCCCGGTTCGACCGGCTTCTACCCCCACGCCCTTAAAATCTCAGCCAAATTGGGTCTCCTTAAGGAAGGGAAACAACTCCATTCACGCATGATAAAACTAGGGTTCAATAATGTACTGCCTCTGCAAACTCAGATGCTTAATTTATACGTTAAATGCAAACAATTTTCCGACGCGGAGAAATTGTTCGATCAAATGCGTGTTCGAAACTTGGTGACGTGGAACACTATGATTT ATGTTCCTGTGGCTAGTGCACTTGTTGATATGTACATAACGAATGGAAATTTGTATGATGCTCAAAAAGCCTTTGATGGAATGACTGCTAGAAATGTTGTGTCTTGGAACACTCTGATCGTGGGTTATGCACAGAGGGGAGATATGGAGAAGGTTATGGAGCTTCTTAGAGAAATGAGGTTACAAAATTTCTGTCCAGATGAATTAACTATGGCTAGCATATTTCAATCTTGTGGTGTTTCATCCGGCTCTGCTGAACTGTTGCAAGTCCACACTTATGTGATTAAAAATGGGTTTGAGTCCTTTTTATCTGTTACAAATGCTTTAATACATGCGTACTCCAAGTGTGGTAACATTGATGGTGCATTACAATATTTTGTTTCAGTTTCAGAACCTGATCTTGTTACTTGGACATCGATTATAGGTGCTTATTCGTTCCTTGGTCATTCAAAAAGAAGTGTTATAGCTTTTGAGAAAATGTTAGTTGCTGGTGTAAAGCCAGATCAAATTGCCTTTCTTGCTATTCTTTCCGCATGTAGCCATGGGGGGCTAGTAAATGAGGGGCTTCATTATTTCAATATAATGATGAATGACTATCAAATTATTCCAGATTCAAAGCACTATACTTGCCTCGTTGATCTGCTTGGTCGAGCTGGCCTTCTCAATGAGGCTTTTAGTTTTATAACATCTCATCCCGTTGCATGTACACCAGACACCTTGGGAGCATTCATTGGGGCATGTAGCATCCATAGCAACATAACATTGGCCAAGTGGGCCGCAGAAAAGCTTGTTGTCTTGGAGCCTAACAAACCTGTAAATTATACTCTTATCTCTAACATATATGCCTCTAAAGGAAGATGGTTAGATGTGGAACGTGTTAGGAAAATGATGACAGACTGTTGTGATTACAAAATTCCTGGTTGTAGCTGGGTGTAA